AAAAAACTAAGTCCCACTTTTTGTTAAAAGTCTTCTGATAACTCTTTTTGCAATATCTTCATAACTCATTTCTCCTGATAATATCTGAGCAATACGTTTAGGTGCTGTTTTTCTTTTGACACCTAATTGGTATCCAGTTCTAGGAAATCTATAAAATACCTGGGCTATTCTCCTCCCCCAAGCCATTGATTTACCCCAAATGTTGTTAATTTTTTTCGTATAAAGATTTAAATCATCTACTTTTCCTGATAGGCACTGATCTATATATTCTGCAGCATAAAAACTGCTAATTAAAGATGGTCTAATCCCTTCAGCTAAAAATGGATCACATAGAGATGCTGCATCTCCAACCGCTAAAACTTTGTCACCATTAATTGAGTGGAAGCCATTCCATATTCTCAGTTTCTTACTAATTGTTTTATGAGGAAAATCATCAAAACCGAAGCTTCTGATTACTTGTTTATTTATAGACTGATTTTCTAGGAGACCGTTATTTATAAAAGTACCTAGACCAATATTTAAGCTTTCTCTTAGAGGGAATGCCCATGCAAAACCATATTTTATAAATCCGAACTCAAATCTAACTGCATCTCTAGGTATTTCACCTAACCCTTTCAATCTTAATGAGATTGTGTTTGCAAATTTCGGTTTTCTTGGCCCTAAATTGAAATAACCCGCCCATTTCGATTGGGACCCATCTGCAATCACAATAAATTCTGTAATATATTTTATTTCGTTATTGCAAGTAATTTCCCATTTATCATTTTTTTTTATGATTTTTTCGATCAATAACGGTCTCATTATCTGAGCTCCATTACTCAAGGACTCTTCAAGTAATAATTGATCAAGCTTCTCTCTTTTAATAATCCAAAATGGGGATTCACCAGTCAGATCAGCAGTTACATTATCTGAAGCCTTCCATCTGAATTCGACGTTCTTAATTTTTGATTCTATGGAATCTTTTATATCTAAAGGAAGGAATCTTTGCATTGAAGATGCCATCCCTCCTGCACATGGTTTGTAATCTTGGGATTTTTCTTTTTCGATAATTAAAACTGAATATCCTTTCTTTGACAGGTTAAGAGCGGTGGAAGATCCTGATAAGCCTCCACCAATTATTACGACGTCAAATCCAATCAAACTTTTAAAATTTCCTTTTCTTTTTCAGACAATTTAGTTTCTATTAAGGCAATATATTTATTAGTAATTTTCTGAATTTCAGATTGATTATCTCTAGATTCGTCAATAGAAATAAGACCATCTTTTTCGTCTTTTTTTTCTTTATCAACAGCATCTCTTCTGATATTTCTCAAAGCTACTTTTCCTTCCTCCGCATATTTAGAGGCTAATTTACAGAATTCTTTTCTTCTTTCTTCTGTTAAAGGAGGGACATTTATTCTTATTACTTTGCCATCATTATTTGGAGTAATACCTAAATCACTCATAGAAATAGATTTCTCGATCGCTTGTAAACATGAAATATCGAATGGTTGTATTGAAATTGTTTGTGAATCAACAGTGCTTATTGTGGCAAGTGATTTAATTGGTGTTTCTGCTCCGTAATACTCAACACTTACTCTGTCTAGTAATGAAGCATTGGCTCTGCCTGTCCTAATTGTATTAAAGTTTCTTTGTGTGGCTTCAATACTTTTATTCATATTTTCTTGAATTTCTTTTTCTTTCATAATAAAAAATTTCAATAAGCTTTAACTAATTAAGGAACCTATAGGTTCCCCAGCAACAGCTTTAGAGATGTTCCCTTTTTTGAATATATCAAATACCATAATAGGGATATTGTTATCTTTGCATAGTGCAATTGCAGTACTATCCATTACTGCGATTTCATCGCTAAGAACTTGTTGATAACTAAGGGAGGAATATTTTTTTGCATCTTTAAATTTATTAGGATCACAATTATATACTCCATCAACTTTGGTCGCCTTCATAACAACTTCAGCATTTATCTCCGCTGCCCTAAGAGCTGCTGTAGTGTCAGTTGTGAAAAATGGGTTTCCGCATCCACCTCCGAAGACCACAACTCTCCCTTTTTCAAGGTGTCTCATAGCTCTTCTTCTGATATAGGGTTCTGCAATTTCCTGCATTTCTATTGCGGTTTGAACTCTGGTTGCAACTCCTACTCTTTCTAAACCATCTTGAAGTGAAATTGCATTCATCACTGTTGCGAGCATCCCAACATAATCAGCTGTCGCTCTATCCATCCCATCTGCAGACCCTTTAAGACCTCTAAAAATATTCCCTCCACCAACAACTATTGCAAGTTGCACATTATTTTCGACTACTTTTGAAACATCCTCTGCAATTGACTGAACTATAGCAGGATCAATACCATAAGGTTTTTCACCCATTAGTGCTTCACCACTAAGTTTTAAGAGAACTCTTTTGTAAGTCATTCAATAATTGTACTTTTAAGACCTTAGCAAGTAAATACACCAAATTTATTTTTTGTTCAGATATTGCTTGCGTCTTTAAACATTTCTGAACCTGCCTAAAGAAAATTTTAAATAAAAATAAACTTAAACTAAAATTCAACACACTTTTGTGCTTTTATTCCTTGTTCTTTAAATGGATGTTTTATTAGTTTCATTTCTGTAACTAAATCAGCATAATTGATAATTGAATCAGATGCCCCCCTTCCAGTTAAAACAATATGATTTTTTCTATTATTTAAGCTTTTTAAAAAAGTGATTATTTCTTCTGGTGCAAGATAGCCAAGTTTTGTCGCAATATTAATTTCATCAAGAATGATAAGTTTATAAGATTCGTTTTGGATGTATTTTTTCGCTAATTGCCACGCCTCTTGAACTAATTTTTCATCTCTTATTCTGTCTTGTGTTTCCCATGTAAATCCCTCTCCTAATGAATGCCATGATAGGTTTGAAGAAAAGTATTTAAGTGCTTTTTCTTCTCCAGTGGTCCAGCCTCCTTTGATAAATTGAATTATTGCTACTTTATAGCCATGCCCTATTGTCCTTAAAGCCATACCTAAAGATGCAGTTGTCTTACCCTTGCCATTTCCTGTGAAAACAATCAATAATCCTTTTTTTGTGTTTCTATTCTGTAGTCTTTCGGCTTGAATATCTTTTCTTCGCTGCATTCTTTTTTTATATGAGCTTTCATCGCTATCCGGTGATAATTTACCTCCCATTCCAAGTTTATTTGCTTGATTATCGAGGTTAAATATTTTCTCTGAAGATGAAGGTTTTTCTTTCATATGACCCTTATTTTTATTGAATTATTATAAATCTTTAAATATTTTTAATTCTTTTAACTTTTAAAAGTGCATTATTTACCGCCTTTTGTTGATCTCTTTTAGTAATCCAGTGGTGATAAGTTTGAGTATGTAAACTAACCGAATGTCCCATCATTCTTGCAGCCACAGTATCAGGTAAATCATAAAAAATTGTTCTTACTGCCCAAGCATGCCTTAGATCATAAGGTTTTATTTGTAAAGAGTAACGTTTAAACTGATCTGTAATTTTTTTCCCAATATTTTGTAAGGTTGTAATTTTAAGGTCTCTATTGATATTTGGTAGAAGTTCTGGATTTTCTCCAAGTTTTGATAATTCGAACTTTTCCACCCATTCAGGATGAAATGGCCAAACTTGATGTTCCCCAGTTTTAGTGGTAGGTAAAACTCTAATAATTTTGTCCCCAAACTTAGTAAGAGAACTTAAATCACAAAAAAATACTTCATGATTCCTTAATCCATACGTAGCCATCAAACCAAAAACAAATTTCCAAGACTTGTTTGGTATCTTCTCCCAGAGTTTTTCTATTAATTCGTCTTTAGGAAGATCCCTAAATCCTGCTTTGTTCAGACCATATCCTCTAGAATTTAATTTCCAATCTTCTGGTAGTTTAATGTCCAAAAACTTAGCCAGAACACTTAAAGAAGTAGCGCATTGTTTCCTACTTCTAGTACCTTCTTTATAACTTTCAAGTGTTTTTTGAAATATTTTTTCTAAAGGTTCATTCTCATAATCATCATAAATATTTAAGATTCTTTTCATATATGGTTTGTAAGAACTTCTCCAAGTAGTTTTTCTAGTGCTGGTTCGAAAATCACTTTTATTTTCTTTAAAAAAAAATTCCTCAAATTTATTTAATCTATTTGGGAATTCAAAACAATCTTTTATTTCTTTTTTATGGGGTTTGCCTATCCAATTAATCCAATCAAATTGATTCAATTCCAATTGCAAATTGATTAATTGTAATTTTTTTTTGGCTTCCTCTAATCCGGAAATATCAGCCTTTAAACCAAGAGATATTCTTTGAATTTTAAAGTTATTTTTATCTTCTTTAGAGGGTAGTGAACCACGGATATTTAATTTCTCTCCTCTTTTCTCAATTTTAAGCTTGCTGCCTTGAGTAGCAAATTTATCATTGACATTATTAATTTCCTGAATTACGTTCATTTACTTATATAATTGTCCATATAATGACGTTTTAAATGTTGATTTTCAATCTCCATAAATTTTAAATGGATAAAATAGGCGTCTTACTAATGAATTTAGGAGGGCCTGAACGCATTACTGATGTAGGCCCATTCTTATACAATCTTTTTTCTGATCCAGAAATAATCAGGACCCCTTTCCCTGTTTTTCAAAAGCCCCTAGCTTGGTTAATTAGTACGCTTAGGAGTACTACTTCACAACAAGCCTACCTTTCTATAGGTGGAGGTTCACCTATCAGAAGGATAACTGAACAACAAGCAAGAGAATTACAATCTAACTTAAGGGACAAAGGGTTTAATGCTACTACATATATCGCTATGAGGTATTGGCATCCTTTTACCGAATCGGCAATTGCTGATATGAAAGCGGATGGCATAGATCAAGTTGTTGTAATACCCTTGTATCCACATTTTTCGATAAGTACTAGTGGTTCAAGCTTTAGGGAATTAAAAAAATTGCGAGATTCTGATGCTGAATTTAAGAAGGTTCCAATGAGATGTGTAAGGAGTTGGTTCAGTCAATCTGGTTATTTAAAGTCTATGGTCGAACTCATTTCTGAACAAATTTCACTTTGTGAATCACCCTCAAAAGCGCATATATTTTTTACTGCTCATGGAGTTCCTAAGAGTTACGTAGAGGAAGCTGGAGACCCTTATAAACAACAAATTGAAGATTGTTCCTTATTAATCATAAATGAGCTGGAAAAATTTTTAGGGCATAGTAACCCTCATACACTTTCCTATCAAAGTAGAGTTGGCCCTGTTGAATGGTTGAAGCCTTACACAGAAGAAGTGTTAGCTGATCTTGGAAGGTCAAATGTTAATGATCTGATTGTGGTCCCTATAAGTTTCGTTGGAGAGCATATCGAAACATTGCAAGAAATTGATATTGAATATAAAGAAATTGCTGAAAAGGCTGGTATTAAAAACTTTCGGCGAGTTAAGGCTTTAAATACTCATCCTACATTTATTGAAGGCCTTAGTGATCTAGTAATTTCCTGTTTGGAAGGACCTCTTGTTAATTTAGAGGAGGCTTCTCAATTGCCTGAAAAAGTCAAACTTTATCCCCAAGAGAAGTGGCAATGGGGTTGGAATAATAGTTCAGAAGTATGGAACGGAAGGGTCGCAATGATTATCTTTCTTGTGCTTTTTATTGAACTTATTTCAGGCTCTGGACCTTTACATAATTTAGGAATTTTATAAAGTAAATTGAAATTTATTTGAAAATTTTAAATTTATTTAAAGATTTTTTTGAAAAAATTTCTGACATTACATTTCTAAATGAGGCAAAAGTATTTAATTAAGTTTAATATTTATAGTAAATATTGAATTGCTTTAGTGACCCTTACTTCGAGATCCTTTTCAAAGGGTAGTTCAAAACATGAAAATCCAGTTTGGATAACTGGGGCAGATGCACTAATGGATTCTTTAAAAATTCATGGTGTAAAAGTTATATTTGGATATCCTGGAGGAGCCATATTACCAATATATGATGCTGTTCATAAGGCAGAACAAGAAGGTTGGTTAAAGCATTATATGGTTAGGCATGAACAAGGTGGTTCACATGCAGCTGATGGATATGCAAGATCTACTGGCGAAGTAGGAGTATGTTTTGGCACCTCAGGCCCAGGTGCAACAAATTTGGTAACTGGAATTGCCACTGCACAAATGGATTCAGTCCCCCTAGTTGTAGTTACAGGTCAAGTTCCAAGACCTGCTATAGGGACAGACGCTTTTCAAGAAACTGATATTTTTGGTATAACTCTTCCAATAGTGAAACATTCATGGGTAATAAGAGATCCTTCAGATATCGGGAAAGTAGTTTCTGAAGCTTTTTTTATAGCCTCATCTGGAAGGCCTGGCCCTGTCTTAATCGATATACCCAAAGATGTAGGTCAGGAATTCTTTAATTACCAAAGAGTTTTGCCTGGTGAGATTATTCCTAAAGGTTTTAAAAGGAATGGAAAAATTAATGATTGCGATATAAATAAAGCAATTAATTTAATAGGAGATTCTGAAAGACCTCTTCTATACGTAGGAGGTGGTGCAATATCTTCAGGAGCTCATGATGAAATAAAAACTTTGGCAAAGAATTATCAAATACCAGTTACCACAACCTTAATGGGGAAGGGTGCTTTTGACGAAAAAGACAATTTATCAGTAGGGATGTTAGGAATGCATGGAACAGCTTATGCAAATTTTGCTGTTACAGAATGCGATCTTTTAATTGCTATTGGGGCTAGATTCGATGATAGGGTGACAGGAAAATTAGATACTTTTGCACCTAATGCAAAGGTAATTCATATAGATATCGACCCAGCAGAAGTTAATAAAAATAGACGTGTAGATGTTGCAATTGTTGCTGATGTTTCACAAGCTGTTCTGAAAATTAATGAATTATCTCTAAAAAATAAATTTACTTGTCGTACGAAGAACTGGTTAGAAAAAATTGATTTTTGGAAACATAAACACCCTTTATATGACCCGCCTAAAGAAGGAGAAATTTATCCTCAGGAAGTTCTTTTAAAAGTGAGGGAACTTTCACCAGAAGCTTATATAACTACAGATGTAGGACAACACCAAATGTGGGCTGCTCAATATCTTAGGAATTCTCCAAGAAAATGGATTAGTAGTGCAGGTTTAGGAACCATGGGTTTTGGATTGCCAGCGGCAATTGGAGTAAAAGCAGCCTTACCTAAGTCAGATGTAATTTGTATTGCAGGAGATGCAAGTGTCTTAATGAATATTCAAGAATTAGGAACCTTATCTCAATATGGTCTAAAGGTGAAATTGATTATTATCAATAATCGCTGGCAAGGGATGGTAAGACAATGGCAGGAAAGTTTCTATGATGAAAGATATTCCTCATCTGATATGAGTTGTGGTGAACCTGATTTTGTAAAACTTGCTGAGTCTTTTGGAGTTAAAGGGTATTTAATTTCTGATAGAAAACAATTACAGAATGAATTAAAAAATGCGCTTGATCATG
This window of the Prochlorococcus marinus XMU1410 genome carries:
- a CDS encoding NAD(P)/FAD-dependent oxidoreductase, whose translation is MIGFDVVIIGGGLSGSSTALNLSKKGYSVLIIEKEKSQDYKPCAGGMASSMQRFLPLDIKDSIESKIKNVEFRWKASDNVTADLTGESPFWIIKREKLDQLLLEESLSNGAQIMRPLLIEKIIKKNDKWEITCNNEIKYITEFIVIADGSQSKWAGYFNLGPRKPKFANTISLRLKGLGEIPRDAVRFEFGFIKYGFAWAFPLRESLNIGLGTFINNGLLENQSINKQVIRSFGFDDFPHKTISKKLRIWNGFHSINGDKVLAVGDAASLCDPFLAEGIRPSLISSFYAAEYIDQCLSGKVDDLNLYTKKINNIWGKSMAWGRRIAQVFYRFPRTGYQLGVKRKTAPKRIAQILSGEMSYEDIAKRVIRRLLTKSGT
- the frr gene encoding ribosome recycling factor, producing the protein MKEKEIQENMNKSIEATQRNFNTIRTGRANASLLDRVSVEYYGAETPIKSLATISTVDSQTISIQPFDISCLQAIEKSISMSDLGITPNNDGKVIRINVPPLTEERRKEFCKLASKYAEEGKVALRNIRRDAVDKEKKDEKDGLISIDESRDNQSEIQKITNKYIALIETKLSEKEKEILKV
- the pyrH gene encoding UMP kinase, whose product is MTYKRVLLKLSGEALMGEKPYGIDPAIVQSIAEDVSKVVENNVQLAIVVGGGNIFRGLKGSADGMDRATADYVGMLATVMNAISLQDGLERVGVATRVQTAIEMQEIAEPYIRRRAMRHLEKGRVVVFGGGCGNPFFTTDTTAALRAAEINAEVVMKATKVDGVYNCDPNKFKDAKKYSSLSYQQVLSDEIAVMDSTAIALCKDNNIPIMVFDIFKKGNISKAVAGEPIGSLIS
- the cobO gene encoding cob(I)yrinic acid a,c-diamide adenosyltransferase; amino-acid sequence: MKEKPSSSEKIFNLDNQANKLGMGGKLSPDSDESSYKKRMQRRKDIQAERLQNRNTKKGLLIVFTGNGKGKTTASLGMALRTIGHGYKVAIIQFIKGGWTTGEEKALKYFSSNLSWHSLGEGFTWETQDRIRDEKLVQEAWQLAKKYIQNESYKLIILDEINIATKLGYLAPEEIITFLKSLNNRKNHIVLTGRGASDSIINYADLVTEMKLIKHPFKEQGIKAQKCVEF
- a CDS encoding site-specific integrase gives rise to the protein MNVIQEINNVNDKFATQGSKLKIEKRGEKLNIRGSLPSKEDKNNFKIQRISLGLKADISGLEEAKKKLQLINLQLELNQFDWINWIGKPHKKEIKDCFEFPNRLNKFEEFFFKENKSDFRTSTRKTTWRSSYKPYMKRILNIYDDYENEPLEKIFQKTLESYKEGTRSRKQCATSLSVLAKFLDIKLPEDWKLNSRGYGLNKAGFRDLPKDELIEKLWEKIPNKSWKFVFGLMATYGLRNHEVFFCDLSSLTKFGDKIIRVLPTTKTGEHQVWPFHPEWVEKFELSKLGENPELLPNINRDLKITTLQNIGKKITDQFKRYSLQIKPYDLRHAWAVRTIFYDLPDTVAARMMGHSVSLHTQTYHHWITKRDQQKAVNNALLKVKRIKNI
- the hemH gene encoding ferrochelatase; the encoded protein is MDKIGVLLMNLGGPERITDVGPFLYNLFSDPEIIRTPFPVFQKPLAWLISTLRSTTSQQAYLSIGGGSPIRRITEQQARELQSNLRDKGFNATTYIAMRYWHPFTESAIADMKADGIDQVVVIPLYPHFSISTSGSSFRELKKLRDSDAEFKKVPMRCVRSWFSQSGYLKSMVELISEQISLCESPSKAHIFFTAHGVPKSYVEEAGDPYKQQIEDCSLLIINELEKFLGHSNPHTLSYQSRVGPVEWLKPYTEEVLADLGRSNVNDLIVVPISFVGEHIETLQEIDIEYKEIAEKAGIKNFRRVKALNTHPTFIEGLSDLVISCLEGPLVNLEEASQLPEKVKLYPQEKWQWGWNNSSEVWNGRVAMIIFLVLFIELISGSGPLHNLGIL
- the ilvB gene encoding biosynthetic-type acetolactate synthase large subunit, with translation MTLTSRSFSKGSSKHENPVWITGADALMDSLKIHGVKVIFGYPGGAILPIYDAVHKAEQEGWLKHYMVRHEQGGSHAADGYARSTGEVGVCFGTSGPGATNLVTGIATAQMDSVPLVVVTGQVPRPAIGTDAFQETDIFGITLPIVKHSWVIRDPSDIGKVVSEAFFIASSGRPGPVLIDIPKDVGQEFFNYQRVLPGEIIPKGFKRNGKINDCDINKAINLIGDSERPLLYVGGGAISSGAHDEIKTLAKNYQIPVTTTLMGKGAFDEKDNLSVGMLGMHGTAYANFAVTECDLLIAIGARFDDRVTGKLDTFAPNAKVIHIDIDPAEVNKNRRVDVAIVADVSQAVLKINELSLKNKFTCRTKNWLEKIDFWKHKHPLYDPPKEGEIYPQEVLLKVRELSPEAYITTDVGQHQMWAAQYLRNSPRKWISSAGLGTMGFGLPAAIGVKAALPKSDVICIAGDASVLMNIQELGTLSQYGLKVKLIIINNRWQGMVRQWQESFYDERYSSSDMSCGEPDFVKLAESFGVKGYLISDRKQLQNELKNALDHDGPALINILVRRGENCYPMVPPGKSNAQMVGYVNCED